Proteins from a single region of Haloterrigena alkaliphila:
- a CDS encoding heavy metal translocating P-type ATPase, giving the protein MTENTQPSVRPPEPPSTAASGSDACDLCDLPTPPEPITDPDVDGSYCCRGCLEVSRTLERTDDAPDESAVRSRLDGSGAADGRDLDDLDGEDAFLAVEGMHCSTCEAFLETTAEREGGVLGATASYATDTIRLVYDPDRLAAADLPEIVSGHGYTAFDRSAGDGGEADDGVAALLLGGFFGMMVMVWYILFLYPTYFGFEPVAAFSGYESAFLAANIWLFTSFILFYTGSSILRGAVVSLRARRPNMDLLVATAALGSYGYSTLAILLGEHHLYFDVTVAIVLVVTAGTHYEKLVKRRATGLLSELTERQVDEARLESGETVPLEAVEPGDRLLVRPGERIPLDGEVVEGSAAVDESLVTGESLPVGKAVGDAVRGGTVVTDAPLVLAVGDEAESTLDRLVSLLWSIQSARPGVQRLADKLATVFVPLVAALAVGATAVALATGSSPSAALLLGLTVVIVSCPCALGLATPLAIAAGVQAAAERGIVVAAATIFEDAPDVDVVVLDKTGTMTTGTMAVEAVHAADDTDPDELLRRAGAVEALSAHPIAAAVADAAPEGAVADASGAPSDPDEIRDADAANGAGCPGAVESFERFDRGVSGVVDGERVVVGHPDALRERGLSVPGALESPIEDAREAGRVPVAVGWDGRTRGVVAVGDSPREDLAAALETLSDGREVVVLTGDEGPAAERFRALDGVDEVFAGVPPAAKAETVDRLRARGTVAMVGDGSNDAPALAAADVGIAMGGGTKLATDAADAVIVGDDLAAVAETFDIASSTHRRVRQNLGWAFCYNAVAIPLAVAGLLNPLFAAVAMAASSLLVVCNSARSL; this is encoded by the coding sequence ATGACTGAAAACACGCAACCGTCTGTGCGACCGCCCGAACCGCCGTCGACGGCCGCGTCCGGCTCCGACGCCTGCGATCTCTGCGACCTCCCGACGCCGCCGGAGCCGATCACCGATCCAGACGTGGACGGCAGCTACTGCTGTCGCGGCTGTCTCGAGGTCTCGCGGACGCTCGAGCGGACCGACGACGCGCCCGACGAGTCGGCGGTCCGATCGCGACTGGACGGCTCCGGCGCGGCTGACGGCCGCGACCTCGACGACCTCGACGGCGAGGACGCCTTCCTCGCGGTCGAGGGCATGCACTGCTCGACCTGCGAGGCGTTCCTCGAGACGACAGCCGAGCGCGAGGGCGGCGTGCTGGGCGCGACGGCCAGCTACGCGACGGACACGATCCGGCTCGTCTACGATCCCGACCGGCTCGCGGCCGCGGACCTCCCCGAGATCGTCTCGGGGCACGGCTACACCGCGTTCGATCGGTCGGCCGGCGACGGCGGCGAGGCGGACGACGGCGTCGCCGCGCTCCTGCTCGGGGGCTTCTTCGGGATGATGGTCATGGTGTGGTACATCCTGTTTCTCTACCCGACCTACTTCGGCTTCGAACCGGTCGCGGCGTTCAGCGGTTACGAGAGCGCCTTCCTCGCGGCGAACATCTGGCTGTTCACGTCGTTCATCCTCTTTTACACCGGCTCCTCGATCCTCCGGGGGGCCGTCGTCAGTCTCCGGGCGCGTCGGCCGAACATGGACCTGCTCGTCGCGACCGCCGCGCTGGGATCGTACGGCTACAGCACGCTCGCGATACTCCTCGGGGAGCACCACCTCTACTTCGACGTCACCGTCGCCATCGTCCTCGTCGTCACCGCGGGGACCCACTACGAGAAACTCGTCAAACGCCGCGCGACGGGGTTGCTCTCGGAGCTGACCGAACGACAGGTCGACGAGGCCCGCCTCGAGAGCGGCGAGACGGTGCCCCTCGAGGCCGTCGAGCCCGGCGATCGGCTCCTCGTCCGGCCCGGCGAGCGGATCCCCCTCGACGGCGAGGTCGTCGAGGGGTCGGCCGCCGTCGACGAGTCGCTGGTCACCGGCGAATCGCTGCCGGTCGGGAAGGCGGTCGGCGACGCGGTCCGCGGCGGCACCGTCGTCACCGACGCGCCGCTCGTCCTCGCGGTCGGCGACGAGGCCGAGAGCACCCTCGATCGGCTCGTTTCGCTGCTCTGGTCGATCCAGAGCGCCCGCCCGGGCGTCCAGCGCCTCGCGGACAAGCTCGCGACCGTCTTCGTCCCGCTGGTCGCCGCCCTCGCTGTCGGAGCGACCGCCGTCGCGCTCGCGACCGGCTCGAGTCCGTCCGCGGCCCTGCTGCTCGGGCTCACGGTCGTCATCGTCTCCTGTCCCTGCGCGCTCGGGCTGGCGACGCCGCTGGCGATCGCCGCCGGCGTTCAGGCGGCCGCCGAGCGTGGGATCGTGGTCGCCGCGGCGACCATCTTCGAGGACGCCCCGGACGTCGACGTCGTCGTCCTCGACAAGACGGGGACCATGACGACCGGGACGATGGCCGTCGAGGCCGTTCACGCGGCCGACGACACCGATCCCGACGAACTGCTCCGCCGCGCCGGCGCGGTCGAGGCGCTCTCGGCGCATCCGATCGCCGCCGCCGTCGCGGACGCGGCGCCCGAGGGTGCGGTCGCGGACGCCTCCGGTGCTCCGAGCGATCCCGACGAAATTCGGGACGCAGACGCCGCGAACGGCGCCGGCTGTCCCGGCGCCGTCGAGTCCTTCGAGCGGTTCGACCGCGGCGTCAGCGGCGTCGTCGACGGCGAGCGCGTCGTCGTCGGCCACCCCGACGCCCTCCGCGAGCGCGGGCTGTCGGTCCCCGGGGCGCTCGAGTCCCCGATCGAGGACGCCCGCGAGGCGGGGCGAGTTCCGGTCGCCGTCGGCTGGGACGGCCGGACTCGCGGCGTCGTCGCCGTCGGCGATTCGCCCCGCGAGGACCTGGCGGCGGCGCTCGAGACGCTCTCGGACGGTCGCGAGGTCGTCGTCCTCACCGGCGACGAGGGGCCGGCCGCCGAGCGGTTCCGCGCGCTCGATGGCGTCGACGAGGTGTTCGCGGGCGTCCCGCCGGCGGCGAAGGCCGAGACCGTCGACCGCCTTCGGGCCCGCGGGACGGTCGCGATGGTCGGCGACGGGAGCAACGACGCCCCCGCGCTGGCCGCCGCCGACGTCGGCATCGCGATGGGCGGCGGGACGAAACTCGCGACCGACGCGGCCGACGCGGTGATCGTCGGCGACGACCTCGCGGCCGTCGCCGAGACGTTCGACATCGCCTCGAGCACCCACCGGCGGGTCCGCCAGAACCTCGGCTGGGCGTTCTGTTACAACGCGGTGGCGATTCCGCTGGCCGTCGCGGGCCTTCTCAACCCCCTGTTCGCCGCCGTCGCGATGGCCGCCAGCAGCCTGCTGGTGGTTTGTAACTCCGCGCGGTCGCTCTGA
- a CDS encoding CDGSH iron-sulfur domain-containing protein, giving the protein MSRLVELEEQGPRKLDPSDIDDEKGDVAVCQCGLSESFPFCDGSHRRTRDEDEGTTYVYEDGERQEVERVVTDADDEE; this is encoded by the coding sequence ATGTCACGACTGGTCGAACTCGAGGAGCAGGGGCCGCGGAAACTGGATCCGTCGGATATCGACGACGAAAAGGGCGACGTCGCGGTTTGTCAGTGCGGTCTCTCAGAGTCCTTCCCGTTCTGCGACGGGAGCCATCGGCGAACGCGAGACGAGGACGAAGGGACGACCTACGTCTACGAGGACGGCGAGCGCCAGGAAGTCGAACGCGTCGTGACCGACGCGGACGACGAGGAGTAA
- a CDS encoding DUF7521 family protein — protein MTFHDAGTSTAITLAVVKTLILLVGSLITFLAFKAYRRTRQRALGFLAAGFGLVTLGLVLAGLLYELLEVPLMTGILLESLLMLVGFLVIAYSLYVT, from the coding sequence ATGACTTTCCACGACGCGGGAACGTCGACCGCCATCACGCTCGCCGTCGTCAAGACGCTCATCCTGCTCGTGGGCAGTCTCATCACGTTCCTCGCGTTCAAAGCCTACCGGCGCACTCGCCAGCGCGCACTGGGATTTCTCGCCGCCGGATTCGGTCTCGTCACCCTCGGACTGGTCTTGGCCGGCCTCCTCTACGAACTGCTCGAGGTCCCGCTGATGACCGGGATCCTGCTCGAGAGCCTCCTCATGCTCGTCGGCTTCCTCGTGATCGCCTACTCGCTGTACGTTACGTAG
- a CDS encoding class I SAM-dependent methyltransferase, giving the protein MTGSENGGSRPDADSRREPALEADDGPSPAVRAVVDERSPGRALDVATGTGRNAVALAECGWTVDAVDISMTKLSQAQARERANERSVSVDWILADVDSYCFPTAVYDLVTVRFFDARGRLSALTDALAPGGILCYEHYLASPAGESGPGDRFRFEPNELLSACSDLVILYYAEHHEGDEPRVTLIARDEDGSSRWRPQSSSLRRVP; this is encoded by the coding sequence GTGACCGGATCTGAAAACGGCGGCTCCCGACCCGACGCGGACTCGCGACGAGAACCGGCCCTCGAGGCGGACGATGGCCCCTCCCCGGCCGTTCGCGCGGTCGTCGACGAACGCTCGCCGGGGCGCGCACTCGACGTCGCCACCGGCACCGGCCGGAACGCCGTCGCCCTCGCCGAGTGCGGCTGGACCGTCGACGCCGTCGACATTTCGATGACGAAGCTTTCGCAAGCGCAGGCCCGCGAGCGGGCGAACGAGCGATCGGTCTCCGTCGACTGGATCCTGGCCGACGTCGACAGCTACTGCTTCCCGACGGCGGTCTACGACCTCGTGACGGTGCGCTTCTTCGACGCGCGCGGTCGTCTGTCAGCCCTGACCGACGCGCTCGCTCCCGGCGGAATCCTCTGTTACGAACACTACCTCGCGTCGCCGGCGGGGGAGTCCGGTCCGGGGGACCGGTTTCGATTCGAGCCGAACGAACTCCTGTCGGCGTGTTCCGATCTGGTAATCCTGTACTACGCCGAACACCACGAGGGCGACGAGCCGCGGGTCACGCTGATCGCGCGCGACGAGGACGGGTCGTCGCGGTGGCGGCCGCAGTCGTCGTCGCTCCGTCGCGTCCCCTGA
- a CDS encoding NAD-dependent epimerase/dehydratase family protein has protein sequence MDELSTAEFEFDAETVIVTGATGDVGSWVVDRLADRGVDVVGVDVDRPEGVRANATFRAVDLTEGVDTWETIHEVDPDAVVHFAALSDPLENPSTRLFENNVTSAYNVLQAAGREGIDVVWSSSQATYGALFAESAWTPDYLPIDEAHERRPEDAYGLSKVCGEEIAKAIARRYGISIATIRPATIFSPTKERARPPEDGSDLASEEPSGNFASSVDVRDVARMVEAALAADLEGHEAFLCVADENYLGRPTAEIVEAVCGDLPEDSSLEGKESALSNAKAAELLGWTPEYTVHEREGDVSAPTWL, from the coding sequence ATGGACGAGCTATCGACGGCGGAGTTCGAGTTCGACGCGGAGACGGTGATCGTCACGGGCGCGACCGGCGACGTCGGGTCGTGGGTCGTCGACCGACTGGCCGACCGGGGAGTCGACGTCGTCGGGGTCGACGTCGACCGGCCCGAGGGCGTCCGCGCGAACGCCACCTTTCGCGCCGTCGATCTGACCGAGGGGGTCGACACCTGGGAGACGATTCACGAGGTCGACCCCGACGCAGTCGTTCACTTCGCGGCGCTCTCGGATCCGCTCGAGAACCCGTCGACGCGGCTCTTCGAGAACAACGTCACGAGCGCGTACAACGTCCTGCAGGCGGCCGGCCGCGAGGGGATCGACGTCGTCTGGTCGTCCTCGCAGGCGACCTACGGCGCGCTGTTCGCCGAATCCGCGTGGACGCCCGACTACCTGCCGATCGACGAGGCCCACGAGCGCAGGCCAGAGGACGCCTACGGGCTCTCGAAGGTCTGCGGCGAGGAAATCGCGAAGGCGATCGCCCGCCGGTACGGAATCTCGATCGCGACGATCCGACCGGCGACGATCTTCTCGCCGACGAAGGAGCGAGCGCGCCCGCCCGAGGACGGCTCCGATCTCGCGAGCGAGGAACCGAGCGGGAACTTCGCGTCCTCCGTCGACGTCCGCGACGTCGCCCGGATGGTCGAAGCGGCGCTGGCGGCCGACCTCGAGGGCCACGAGGCGTTCCTCTGCGTCGCCGACGAGAACTACCTCGGGCGGCCGACCGCGGAGATCGTCGAGGCGGTCTGTGGCGACCTGCCCGAGGACTCCTCGCTCGAGGGGAAAGAGTCGGCGCTGTCGAACGCGAAGGCCGCCGAGCTGCTCGGCTGGACGCCCGAGTACACGGTCCACGAGCGGGAGGGGGACGTGTCGGCACCGACCTGGCTGTGA
- a CDS encoding DUF7114 family protein, with amino-acid sequence METADSCRRVAAEAVADVEPPQLHDLIETTLDEASMVPGVLTIESAAAMAPDRRSVLEYESDGNRERAAEIDRGPDSGDPETDTGGIATQAAGVQLIYEGLRLTRSLAHEEPWADLEAERGDLENGERGDLEILAADILVARGFYLLARTDAAGKAVRTVQAFGRDQTRRDAIADDESATDGDAGVDPASIDANLERDILELAVRTGAAASGDSPPPRLLATADAIADAVGPSFPPAAECLADLEPSLWDRALEDHTTDRATSATDP; translated from the coding sequence ATGGAAACGGCCGATAGCTGTCGGCGTGTCGCCGCCGAGGCCGTCGCGGACGTCGAACCACCCCAGTTGCACGACCTCATCGAAACGACGCTCGACGAGGCCTCGATGGTTCCCGGCGTACTCACCATCGAGAGCGCCGCAGCGATGGCTCCCGACCGAAGAAGCGTTCTCGAGTACGAGAGCGACGGGAATCGAGAGCGGGCAGCCGAGATCGACCGCGGCCCAGACTCCGGCGACCCCGAGACCGATACCGGCGGGATCGCCACCCAAGCGGCCGGGGTCCAACTCATCTACGAGGGGCTGCGCCTGACGCGCTCGCTCGCCCACGAGGAACCCTGGGCCGATCTCGAGGCGGAGCGAGGCGACCTCGAGAACGGCGAGCGGGGCGACCTCGAGATCCTCGCCGCCGACATCCTCGTCGCCCGGGGCTTCTACCTGCTCGCGCGCACCGACGCCGCCGGGAAGGCGGTCCGAACCGTCCAGGCGTTCGGCCGCGACCAGACCCGGCGCGACGCCATCGCCGACGACGAGTCCGCGACCGACGGGGACGCCGGCGTCGATCCCGCGTCCATCGACGCCAACCTCGAGCGGGACATCCTCGAACTCGCCGTCCGCACCGGCGCCGCCGCGAGCGGCGACTCCCCGCCGCCGCGGCTGCTGGCCACCGCCGACGCCATCGCCGACGCCGTCGGCCCCTCGTTCCCGCCGGCCGCCGAGTGTCTCGCCGACCTCGAGCCGTCGCTGTGGGACCGGGCCCTCGAGGACCACACGACCGATCGAGCGACGTCCGCGACGGATCCCTGA
- a CDS encoding enoyl-CoA hydratase/isomerase family protein, producing the protein MIDVATDADRSVRTVTIDRPEARNALTVEGLEALEAAVDDAEESVIYLRGAGPAFCAGADLAAVGDLDGDSERAIEFARLGQRVARTIEDSPAVVVAGIDGPARGGGLELALACDVRVGTPDSTYGEPGVTFGLFGAWGGTVRLPRVLGEGDALEFALSGRTVDAEAALRMGLISRIEAEPRAVAEEIAENADDALTVLKRRIRDDRERATQERLEADAFGDLVAVHADDIDAVLE; encoded by the coding sequence ATGATCGACGTCGCCACCGACGCCGACCGATCCGTTCGCACCGTCACGATCGACCGCCCCGAGGCGCGCAACGCGCTCACCGTCGAGGGCCTCGAGGCCCTCGAGGCGGCGGTCGACGACGCCGAGGAGAGCGTAATCTACCTCCGCGGCGCCGGCCCGGCGTTCTGCGCGGGCGCGGATCTGGCGGCGGTCGGCGACCTCGACGGCGACTCCGAGCGGGCGATCGAATTCGCCCGGCTGGGCCAGCGCGTCGCGCGAACGATCGAGGACTCGCCGGCCGTCGTCGTGGCCGGGATCGACGGCCCCGCGCGCGGCGGCGGTCTCGAACTCGCGCTGGCCTGCGACGTTCGCGTGGGGACGCCCGACTCGACCTACGGCGAGCCCGGCGTCACGTTCGGCCTCTTCGGCGCCTGGGGCGGCACCGTCCGCCTGCCCCGAGTGCTGGGGGAGGGCGACGCCCTCGAGTTCGCACTCTCCGGCCGAACCGTCGACGCCGAGGCGGCGCTGCGGATGGGCCTGATCTCGCGAATCGAGGCCGAGCCGCGCGCGGTCGCGGAAGAGATTGCCGAGAACGCCGACGACGCCCTCACCGTCCTCAAACGACGGATTCGCGACGACCGGGAACGGGCGACGCAGGAACGGCTCGAGGCGGACGCGTTCGGAGACCTCGTCGCGGTCCACGCCGACGACATCGACGCCGTCCTCGAGTGA
- a CDS encoding GNAT family N-acetyltransferase produces MPDAVFLSGDRVDLRPIEEDDLEFLQREINDPRVWRAIGGSRPINRAQEREFFENVVCDDDSVNLLIVADSTPVGTIGFNSIEWEPQRAEIGYWIAPEHHRHGYGTDATERVVRYGFDQLGLHKIEARVFEFNAASRRLLESVGFTEEGVHRDEVFIDGEYQDTYWYGLLEDEWRSQTE; encoded by the coding sequence ATGCCAGACGCAGTGTTTCTGTCCGGCGATCGCGTCGATCTCCGACCGATCGAGGAGGACGACCTCGAGTTCCTGCAGCGGGAGATCAACGATCCGCGCGTCTGGCGGGCGATCGGCGGCTCGAGACCGATCAATCGCGCGCAGGAACGGGAGTTCTTCGAGAACGTCGTCTGTGACGACGACTCGGTGAACCTCCTGATCGTCGCCGATTCGACGCCGGTGGGAACGATCGGCTTCAACTCGATCGAGTGGGAGCCCCAGCGCGCGGAGATCGGCTACTGGATCGCACCGGAGCACCACCGGCACGGGTACGGCACCGACGCGACCGAGCGCGTCGTCAGATACGGGTTCGACCAGCTCGGCCTGCACAAGATCGAGGCTCGCGTCTTCGAGTTCAACGCGGCCTCGAGACGACTCCTCGAGTCGGTCGGGTTCACGGAGGAGGGCGTCCACCGCGACGAGGTGTTCATCGACGGCGAGTACCAGGACACCTACTGGTACGGGCTCCTCGAGGACGAGTGGCGGTCGCAGACCGAATAG
- a CDS encoding NAD+ synthase — protein MLDLRFSEDELERRREHITAFIRDQVDAAGTGGAVLGLSGGIDSTLVASLATEALGPENVYGLVLPARVSSEGNMSDAERVAQDLEMSYDVIEVEPIVDALLSAYPEAEGDHVAVGNARARVRGVLNYLVANHESRMVLGTGNRSEAAVGYFTKYGDGAVDCHPIGNLYKAQVRQLARHVGVPEDLAAKTATAGLWADQTDEDEMGVSYETLDSILATHVDGPLSVAATARLLEIDEETVEKVRGMYEGSAHKRQVPPAPEPLD, from the coding sequence ATGCTCGACCTTCGCTTCTCAGAGGACGAACTGGAACGGCGACGCGAACACATCACCGCATTCATCCGAGATCAGGTCGACGCCGCGGGTACCGGCGGCGCCGTACTGGGGCTGTCGGGGGGAATCGACAGCACGCTCGTCGCCTCCCTCGCCACCGAGGCGCTGGGCCCCGAGAACGTCTACGGGCTCGTCCTCCCGGCCCGCGTCAGCAGCGAGGGGAACATGAGCGACGCCGAACGAGTCGCGCAGGACCTCGAGATGAGCTACGACGTCATCGAGGTCGAGCCCATCGTCGACGCGCTGTTGTCGGCCTACCCCGAAGCGGAGGGTGACCACGTGGCCGTCGGGAACGCCCGCGCGCGTGTCCGGGGCGTCCTGAACTACCTCGTGGCCAACCACGAGAGTCGGATGGTCCTCGGGACGGGCAACCGCAGCGAGGCCGCGGTCGGCTACTTCACCAAGTACGGCGACGGCGCCGTCGACTGCCACCCGATCGGGAACCTCTACAAGGCGCAGGTCCGCCAGCTCGCCCGCCACGTGGGCGTGCCCGAGGACCTCGCCGCGAAGACGGCCACGGCGGGGCTGTGGGCCGACCAGACCGACGAGGACGAGATGGGCGTCAGCTACGAGACGCTCGACTCGATCCTCGCGACGCACGTCGACGGCCCGCTGTCGGTGGCCGCGACGGCTCGGCTGCTCGAGATCGACGAGGAAACGGTCGAGAAGGTCCGCGGGATGTACGAGGGCAGCGCGCACAAGCGTCAGGTGCCGCCGGCGCCGGAGCCGCTGGACTGA
- a CDS encoding transcription initiation factor IIB: protein MESPTRQRNRDPKSTEKTKESNPERVCDECDGGTLIKSEDQGELVCDQCGLIVEGTNIDHGPEWRAFNHSERQNKSRVGAPTTQTMHDKGLTTSIDWKNQDAYGRSISSDKRNQMRRLRKWQERIRTKDAGERNLQFALSETDRMASSLGIPRSVREVACVMYRRALDEDLIRGRSIEGVATSTLYAACRMEGIPRSLEEVAAVSRVERKEIGRTYRYVAQELGLEMEPVDPKQYVPRFCSELDLSEEVEVKANEIITTTTEKGLLSGKSPTGYAAAAIYAASLLCNEKKTQREVSDVAQVTEVTIRNRYQEQIEAMGIHE, encoded by the coding sequence ATGGAAAGCCCCACCCGCCAGCGAAACCGAGATCCGAAATCGACCGAGAAAACGAAGGAATCGAATCCCGAGCGGGTGTGTGACGAGTGTGACGGCGGCACGCTCATCAAAAGCGAGGATCAGGGCGAACTCGTCTGCGATCAATGTGGGCTGATCGTCGAGGGCACGAACATCGATCACGGACCCGAGTGGCGCGCGTTCAACCACTCCGAACGACAGAACAAGTCCCGCGTCGGCGCGCCGACGACCCAGACGATGCACGACAAGGGGCTGACGACCTCGATCGACTGGAAGAACCAGGACGCCTACGGCCGGTCGATCTCCTCGGACAAACGGAACCAGATGCGCCGCCTGCGCAAGTGGCAGGAACGGATCCGAACCAAGGACGCCGGCGAACGGAACCTCCAGTTCGCCCTCTCGGAAACCGACCGGATGGCGTCCTCGCTGGGGATCCCCCGATCCGTCCGCGAGGTCGCCTGCGTCATGTACCGACGGGCGCTCGACGAGGACCTCATCCGCGGCCGCTCGATCGAGGGCGTCGCCACGAGCACCCTCTACGCCGCCTGCCGGATGGAGGGCATCCCGCGCTCGCTCGAGGAAGTCGCCGCCGTCTCCCGGGTCGAGCGAAAGGAGATCGGGCGCACCTATCGCTACGTCGCCCAAGAACTCGGCCTCGAGATGGAGCCGGTCGATCCGAAGCAGTACGTGCCGCGGTTCTGTTCCGAACTCGATCTCTCCGAGGAGGTCGAGGTGAAGGCCAACGAGATCATCACCACGACGACCGAGAAGGGGCTCCTCTCGGGCAAGTCGCCGACCGGCTACGCCGCCGCCGCGATCTACGCGGCTTCGCTGCTCTGTAACGAGAAGAAGACCCAGCGGGAGGTCTCCGACGTCGCGCAGGTCACGGAAGTGACCATCCGGAACCGCTACCAGGAGCAGATCGAAGCGATGGGCATCCACGAGTAA
- a CDS encoding universal stress protein, with product MYETLLVPTDGGEQATVAAAHAFDIAATRSATVHVLSVVDDRAFLVLDADRIEAVRDDLRANARDAIDSVATDAAGRGLEVATATETGHPAECIVDYAADHEVDLIVMGTSGDEYERNVVGSVSQRVVREAPAPVLTVGPDVDA from the coding sequence ATGTACGAGACGCTCCTCGTTCCCACCGACGGCGGCGAGCAGGCGACGGTCGCCGCCGCCCACGCGTTCGATATCGCGGCGACGCGATCGGCGACGGTCCACGTCCTCTCGGTCGTCGACGACCGCGCGTTTCTGGTGCTCGACGCCGACCGCATCGAGGCGGTCCGCGACGACCTGCGGGCCAACGCCCGCGACGCGATCGATTCGGTCGCGACGGACGCGGCGGGCCGCGGCCTCGAGGTGGCGACGGCCACCGAGACGGGCCACCCCGCCGAGTGTATCGTCGACTACGCCGCCGACCACGAGGTCGACCTGATCGTGATGGGAACGAGCGGTGACGAGTACGAGCGAAACGTCGTCGGTAGCGTCTCCCAGCGCGTCGTCCGCGAGGCGCCCGCGCCCGTCCTGACCGTCGGGCCGGACGTCGACGCCTGA
- a CDS encoding amphi-Trp domain-containing protein has protein sequence MAHRTTADRTLPRSELAASLATLSEEFGSDAEEITIDVGNRSISLTPADEVDFSLDVIERSSLLHSSRKTVEIELSWSP, from the coding sequence ATGGCCCACCGGACTACGGCCGACAGAACACTCCCGCGATCGGAACTCGCGGCGTCTCTCGCGACCCTCTCCGAGGAGTTCGGTAGCGACGCGGAGGAGATCACCATCGACGTCGGCAACAGGTCGATATCGCTCACACCGGCCGACGAGGTCGACTTCTCGCTCGACGTCATCGAACGCTCCTCGTTGCTGCACAGCAGTCGCAAGACGGTCGAGATCGAACTGAGCTGGAGTCCCTGA
- a CDS encoding KaiC domain-containing protein has protein sequence MPVSDESDAERDGTEDWFERALADSDDAPTESGDDAAAESRDDAATESEADATPAEPSDAASVADEWEMLEGAADGETSDHDADGEATDSDDEGGAIDEGDGLFDDDFGAALEGADMPSVGDDAGPDGFSDVDFGLEGADEPDFDEAVDSELPRLDLGIDGLDRMIQGGVPERSLIVAMGSAGTGKTTFGLQFLAHGLANGEKAVFITLEESRERVINSATEKGYAFDEYVAEDRLAVVDVDPIEMANSLTSIKNELPTLVEEFDASRLVLDSVSLLEMMYEDRATRRNEIYDFTRSLKEAGVTAVLTSEAAEETPYASRYGIVEYLTDAVFVLQYVRPDDFRETRLAIEIQKIRDANHSREKKPYEITSEGISVYQQANLF, from the coding sequence ATGCCCGTGAGTGACGAGTCCGACGCCGAACGCGACGGGACAGAGGACTGGTTCGAACGCGCGCTCGCGGACAGCGACGACGCGCCAACGGAGTCGGGTGACGATGCGGCGGCCGAATCCAGGGACGACGCAGCGACCGAATCCGAAGCCGACGCTACGCCAGCGGAACCGAGCGACGCGGCCTCCGTTGCCGACGAATGGGAGATGCTCGAGGGTGCCGCCGATGGCGAGACAAGCGACCATGACGCCGACGGCGAGGCGACCGACAGCGACGACGAAGGCGGCGCAATCGACGAGGGCGACGGCCTGTTCGACGACGACTTCGGCGCGGCGCTCGAGGGCGCCGACATGCCGTCCGTCGGCGACGACGCCGGGCCGGACGGCTTTTCGGACGTCGACTTCGGACTCGAGGGGGCCGACGAACCCGACTTCGACGAGGCGGTCGACTCCGAGCTCCCCCGGCTCGATCTGGGTATCGACGGCCTCGATCGGATGATTCAGGGCGGGGTCCCCGAGCGGTCGCTGATCGTCGCGATGGGCAGCGCCGGGACCGGGAAGACGACCTTCGGACTGCAATTTCTCGCTCACGGGCTGGCGAACGGCGAGAAGGCGGTGTTCATCACGCTCGAGGAGAGCCGCGAGCGCGTGATCAACAGCGCGACCGAGAAGGGGTACGCGTTCGACGAGTACGTCGCCGAGGACCGACTCGCGGTCGTCGACGTCGACCCCATCGAGATGGCCAACAGTCTGACGTCGATCAAGAACGAACTGCCGACGCTCGTCGAGGAGTTCGACGCCTCCCGACTCGTCCTCGATTCGGTCTCCTTGCTCGAGATGATGTACGAGGACCGAGCGACGCGGCGCAACGAGATCTACGATTTTACCCGGAGCCTGAAGGAGGCCGGCGTCACCGCGGTGCTGACGAGCGAGGCCGCCGAGGAGACGCCGTACGCCTCCCGATACGGGATCGTCGAGTACCTCACGGACGCGGTTTTCGTGTTGCAGTACGTCCGCCCGGACGACTTCCGGGAGACGCGGCTGGCGATCGAGATTCAGAAGATCCGGGACGCGAACCACTCCCGCGAGAAAAAGCCCTACGAGATCACGAGCGAGGGGATCTCGGTCTACCAGCAGGCGAACCTCTTCTGA